Proteins encoded by one window of Sciurus carolinensis chromosome 12, mSciCar1.2, whole genome shotgun sequence:
- the Rcsd1 gene encoding capZ-interacting protein isoform X4: MEERPAETNANVDSSASPSVAQLAGLFREQAAAATEKSPPSVSHPPKIKVKSSPLIEKLQANLAFDPAALLPGASPKSPGLKAMVSPFHSPPSTPSSPGVRPRPGEAEQVPVSFDQPPEGSHLPCYNKVRTRGSIKRRPPSRRFRRSQSDCGELGDLRALEASQENGTREENGDEVFTASSKTPGAPPASEGAEGEGSTRAPGPAGKPPPGTSSRTEKQEEKASTPGEAKQGEKAGQNSKTASQGPAQEAPEPPGTASPEREAGGGGPVQEETAGEEEKATSTEEEVERAENQEDRPGHKSQDAEEPEQGAVGDQAPQPPPEDLKGSDVPAQEKGPGEQEKGAALEPGSGPGTLQETSSKMPTDDSPFQDTKM, encoded by the exons GAAAGGCCAGCAGAGACAAATGCCAATGTGGACAGCTCAGCGTCCCCGTCGGTGGCCCAGCTGGCCGGGCTGTTTCGGGAGCAGGCAGCTGCAGCCACGGAG AAATCGCCGCCCAGTGTCAGCCACCCTCCCAAGATCAAGGTGAAGAGCTCGCCCCTGATCGAGAAGCTCCAG GCCAATTTAGCCTTCGACCCAGCGGCTCTGCTGCCCGGGGCCTCACCCAAGAGTCCGGGACTCAAGGCCATGGTGTCGCCGTTTCACAGccccccctccacccccagcaGCCCAGGTGTGCGGCCCCGGCCTGGCGAGGCGGAGCAGGTGCCTGTCAGCTTCGACCAGCCGCCAGAAGGGAGTCACCTGCCCTGTTACAACAAG GTGCGGACAAGGGGCTCCATAAAAAGGCGCCCTCCCTCCAGGCGGTTCCGAAGGTCTCAGTCGGACTGCGGAGAGCTGGGAGATCTCAGGGCCCTGGAGGCATCTCAGGAGAATGGCACCAGGGAAGAGAACGGAGATGAAGTGTTCACAGCCTCGAGCAAGACCCCAGGGGCGCCCCCAGCCAGCGAGGGGGCAGAGGGCGAGGGATCCACGAGAGCCCCTGGACCGGCAGGGAAGCCTCCTCCAGGGACGTCCAGCAGgacagagaagcaggaggagaaggCCAGCACCCCAGGGGAGGCCAAGCAAGGCGAGAAGGCCGGGCAGAATTCCAAAACCGCCAGCCAGGGCCCAGCACAGGAGGCCCCAGAACCTCCAGGAACAGCGAGCCCAGAGAgagaggctggaggagggggccCAGTGCAGGAGGAAACAGCTGGCGAGGAGGAGAAGGCGACGTCCACAGAGGAGGAGGTGGAAAGGGCCGAAAACCAAGAGGACAGGCCTGGACACAAGAGCCAAGATGCCGAGGAGCCAGAGCAGGGTGCTGTCGGGGACCAGGCCCCACAACCTCCTCCTGAAGACCTGAAGGGTAGCGATGTCCCTGCGCAGGAGAAAGGCCCGGGAGAGCAAGAGAAGGGGGCAGCTCTGGAGCCAGGCTCCGGCCCTGGTACTCTCCAGGAGACCAGCAGCAAGATGCCCACG GACGACAGCCCCTTCCAGGATACTAAAATGTGA
- the Rcsd1 gene encoding capZ-interacting protein isoform X1, with protein sequence MRRHVGERWPCAARAAAVCTAPAERAAAASGTSAEPQERPAETNANVDSSASPSVAQLAGLFREQAAAATETPASKPTRRKPPCSLPLFPPKAELGQNGEQKSPPSVSHPPKIKVKSSPLIEKLQANLAFDPAALLPGASPKSPGLKAMVSPFHSPPSTPSSPGVRPRPGEAEQVPVSFDQPPEGSHLPCYNKVRTRGSIKRRPPSRRFRRSQSDCGELGDLRALEASQENGTREENGDEVFTASSKTPGAPPASEGAEGEGSTRAPGPAGKPPPGTSSRTEKQEEKASTPGEAKQGEKAGQNSKTASQGPAQEAPEPPGTASPEREAGGGGPVQEETAGEEEKATSTEEEVERAENQEDRPGHKSQDAEEPEQGAVGDQAPQPPPEDLKGSDVPAQEKGPGEQEKGAALEPGSGPGTLQETSSKMPTDDSPFQDTKM encoded by the exons GAAAGGCCAGCAGAGACAAATGCCAATGTGGACAGCTCAGCGTCCCCGTCGGTGGCCCAGCTGGCCGGGCTGTTTCGGGAGCAGGCAGCTGCAGCCACGGAG ACACCAGCCTCTAAGCCAACAAGAAGGAAAccaccctgctccctccccttgtTCCCCCCCAAGGCAGAGCTGGGCCAGAACGGTGAGCAG AAATCGCCGCCCAGTGTCAGCCACCCTCCCAAGATCAAGGTGAAGAGCTCGCCCCTGATCGAGAAGCTCCAG GCCAATTTAGCCTTCGACCCAGCGGCTCTGCTGCCCGGGGCCTCACCCAAGAGTCCGGGACTCAAGGCCATGGTGTCGCCGTTTCACAGccccccctccacccccagcaGCCCAGGTGTGCGGCCCCGGCCTGGCGAGGCGGAGCAGGTGCCTGTCAGCTTCGACCAGCCGCCAGAAGGGAGTCACCTGCCCTGTTACAACAAG GTGCGGACAAGGGGCTCCATAAAAAGGCGCCCTCCCTCCAGGCGGTTCCGAAGGTCTCAGTCGGACTGCGGAGAGCTGGGAGATCTCAGGGCCCTGGAGGCATCTCAGGAGAATGGCACCAGGGAAGAGAACGGAGATGAAGTGTTCACAGCCTCGAGCAAGACCCCAGGGGCGCCCCCAGCCAGCGAGGGGGCAGAGGGCGAGGGATCCACGAGAGCCCCTGGACCGGCAGGGAAGCCTCCTCCAGGGACGTCCAGCAGgacagagaagcaggaggagaaggCCAGCACCCCAGGGGAGGCCAAGCAAGGCGAGAAGGCCGGGCAGAATTCCAAAACCGCCAGCCAGGGCCCAGCACAGGAGGCCCCAGAACCTCCAGGAACAGCGAGCCCAGAGAgagaggctggaggagggggccCAGTGCAGGAGGAAACAGCTGGCGAGGAGGAGAAGGCGACGTCCACAGAGGAGGAGGTGGAAAGGGCCGAAAACCAAGAGGACAGGCCTGGACACAAGAGCCAAGATGCCGAGGAGCCAGAGCAGGGTGCTGTCGGGGACCAGGCCCCACAACCTCCTCCTGAAGACCTGAAGGGTAGCGATGTCCCTGCGCAGGAGAAAGGCCCGGGAGAGCAAGAGAAGGGGGCAGCTCTGGAGCCAGGCTCCGGCCCTGGTACTCTCCAGGAGACCAGCAGCAAGATGCCCACG GACGACAGCCCCTTCCAGGATACTAAAATGTGA
- the Rcsd1 gene encoding capZ-interacting protein isoform X3 — MEERPAETNANVDSSASPSVAQLAGLFREQAAAATETPASKPTRRKPPCSLPLFPPKAELGQNGEQKSPPSVSHPPKIKVKSSPLIEKLQANLAFDPAALLPGASPKSPGLKAMVSPFHSPPSTPSSPGVRPRPGEAEQVPVSFDQPPEGSHLPCYNKVRTRGSIKRRPPSRRFRRSQSDCGELGDLRALEASQENGTREENGDEVFTASSKTPGAPPASEGAEGEGSTRAPGPAGKPPPGTSSRTEKQEEKASTPGEAKQGEKAGQNSKTASQGPAQEAPEPPGTASPEREAGGGGPVQEETAGEEEKATSTEEEVERAENQEDRPGHKSQDAEEPEQGAVGDQAPQPPPEDLKGSDVPAQEKGPGEQEKGAALEPGSGPGTLQETSSKMPTDDSPFQDTKM; from the exons GAAAGGCCAGCAGAGACAAATGCCAATGTGGACAGCTCAGCGTCCCCGTCGGTGGCCCAGCTGGCCGGGCTGTTTCGGGAGCAGGCAGCTGCAGCCACGGAG ACACCAGCCTCTAAGCCAACAAGAAGGAAAccaccctgctccctccccttgtTCCCCCCCAAGGCAGAGCTGGGCCAGAACGGTGAGCAG AAATCGCCGCCCAGTGTCAGCCACCCTCCCAAGATCAAGGTGAAGAGCTCGCCCCTGATCGAGAAGCTCCAG GCCAATTTAGCCTTCGACCCAGCGGCTCTGCTGCCCGGGGCCTCACCCAAGAGTCCGGGACTCAAGGCCATGGTGTCGCCGTTTCACAGccccccctccacccccagcaGCCCAGGTGTGCGGCCCCGGCCTGGCGAGGCGGAGCAGGTGCCTGTCAGCTTCGACCAGCCGCCAGAAGGGAGTCACCTGCCCTGTTACAACAAG GTGCGGACAAGGGGCTCCATAAAAAGGCGCCCTCCCTCCAGGCGGTTCCGAAGGTCTCAGTCGGACTGCGGAGAGCTGGGAGATCTCAGGGCCCTGGAGGCATCTCAGGAGAATGGCACCAGGGAAGAGAACGGAGATGAAGTGTTCACAGCCTCGAGCAAGACCCCAGGGGCGCCCCCAGCCAGCGAGGGGGCAGAGGGCGAGGGATCCACGAGAGCCCCTGGACCGGCAGGGAAGCCTCCTCCAGGGACGTCCAGCAGgacagagaagcaggaggagaaggCCAGCACCCCAGGGGAGGCCAAGCAAGGCGAGAAGGCCGGGCAGAATTCCAAAACCGCCAGCCAGGGCCCAGCACAGGAGGCCCCAGAACCTCCAGGAACAGCGAGCCCAGAGAgagaggctggaggagggggccCAGTGCAGGAGGAAACAGCTGGCGAGGAGGAGAAGGCGACGTCCACAGAGGAGGAGGTGGAAAGGGCCGAAAACCAAGAGGACAGGCCTGGACACAAGAGCCAAGATGCCGAGGAGCCAGAGCAGGGTGCTGTCGGGGACCAGGCCCCACAACCTCCTCCTGAAGACCTGAAGGGTAGCGATGTCCCTGCGCAGGAGAAAGGCCCGGGAGAGCAAGAGAAGGGGGCAGCTCTGGAGCCAGGCTCCGGCCCTGGTACTCTCCAGGAGACCAGCAGCAAGATGCCCACG GACGACAGCCCCTTCCAGGATACTAAAATGTGA
- the Rcsd1 gene encoding capZ-interacting protein isoform X2: MRRHVGERWPCAARAAAVCTAPAERAAAASGTSAEPQERPAETNANVDSSASPSVAQLAGLFREQAAAATEKSPPSVSHPPKIKVKSSPLIEKLQANLAFDPAALLPGASPKSPGLKAMVSPFHSPPSTPSSPGVRPRPGEAEQVPVSFDQPPEGSHLPCYNKVRTRGSIKRRPPSRRFRRSQSDCGELGDLRALEASQENGTREENGDEVFTASSKTPGAPPASEGAEGEGSTRAPGPAGKPPPGTSSRTEKQEEKASTPGEAKQGEKAGQNSKTASQGPAQEAPEPPGTASPEREAGGGGPVQEETAGEEEKATSTEEEVERAENQEDRPGHKSQDAEEPEQGAVGDQAPQPPPEDLKGSDVPAQEKGPGEQEKGAALEPGSGPGTLQETSSKMPTDDSPFQDTKM, translated from the exons GAAAGGCCAGCAGAGACAAATGCCAATGTGGACAGCTCAGCGTCCCCGTCGGTGGCCCAGCTGGCCGGGCTGTTTCGGGAGCAGGCAGCTGCAGCCACGGAG AAATCGCCGCCCAGTGTCAGCCACCCTCCCAAGATCAAGGTGAAGAGCTCGCCCCTGATCGAGAAGCTCCAG GCCAATTTAGCCTTCGACCCAGCGGCTCTGCTGCCCGGGGCCTCACCCAAGAGTCCGGGACTCAAGGCCATGGTGTCGCCGTTTCACAGccccccctccacccccagcaGCCCAGGTGTGCGGCCCCGGCCTGGCGAGGCGGAGCAGGTGCCTGTCAGCTTCGACCAGCCGCCAGAAGGGAGTCACCTGCCCTGTTACAACAAG GTGCGGACAAGGGGCTCCATAAAAAGGCGCCCTCCCTCCAGGCGGTTCCGAAGGTCTCAGTCGGACTGCGGAGAGCTGGGAGATCTCAGGGCCCTGGAGGCATCTCAGGAGAATGGCACCAGGGAAGAGAACGGAGATGAAGTGTTCACAGCCTCGAGCAAGACCCCAGGGGCGCCCCCAGCCAGCGAGGGGGCAGAGGGCGAGGGATCCACGAGAGCCCCTGGACCGGCAGGGAAGCCTCCTCCAGGGACGTCCAGCAGgacagagaagcaggaggagaaggCCAGCACCCCAGGGGAGGCCAAGCAAGGCGAGAAGGCCGGGCAGAATTCCAAAACCGCCAGCCAGGGCCCAGCACAGGAGGCCCCAGAACCTCCAGGAACAGCGAGCCCAGAGAgagaggctggaggagggggccCAGTGCAGGAGGAAACAGCTGGCGAGGAGGAGAAGGCGACGTCCACAGAGGAGGAGGTGGAAAGGGCCGAAAACCAAGAGGACAGGCCTGGACACAAGAGCCAAGATGCCGAGGAGCCAGAGCAGGGTGCTGTCGGGGACCAGGCCCCACAACCTCCTCCTGAAGACCTGAAGGGTAGCGATGTCCCTGCGCAGGAGAAAGGCCCGGGAGAGCAAGAGAAGGGGGCAGCTCTGGAGCCAGGCTCCGGCCCTGGTACTCTCCAGGAGACCAGCAGCAAGATGCCCACG GACGACAGCCCCTTCCAGGATACTAAAATGTGA